In Brienomyrus brachyistius isolate T26 chromosome 14, BBRACH_0.4, whole genome shotgun sequence, the following proteins share a genomic window:
- the soul3 gene encoding heme-binding protein soul3 — protein sequence MDPGGCRLNGGQGGESGGPSSGAGGGMITLEDLESFSEDQQSDSGNGSLEEGETTADDEQERLLHYWQDVARGHQVEVPRDMAGPIQQLTSNNHGTQDRQPVPCTFIFRKEKCGDVLYEKRHYEKAYWACITIQEETYEQSICYGFMKLMRYICQQNSSGSYLGMTIPIVTVVRTDEAHTVLSRAVTIAYYLPPEFQGQPPQPFDGDIVIEEWPATIVYARAFSGATNDQIILNEINMLADILESPGIFLSDSFIVASYTSPADTNRQNEIWFLERL from the exons ATGGACCCCGGAGGCTGTCGTCTGAACGGCGGTCAAGGTGGCGAAAGCGGCGGACCGAGTTCAGGTGCCGGGGGCGGGATGATCACGCTGGAGGACCTAGAATCCTTCTCGGAGGATCAGCAGTCAGATTCCGGCAACGGGAGTCTGGAAGAGGGTGAAACTACGGCAGATGACGAGCAGGAGAGACTCCTACATTACTGGCAGGACGTGGCCAGGGGACATCAAGTCGAAGTGCCCAGAG ACATGGCCGGACCCATCCAGCAGCTGACCAGCAACAACCATGGCACCCAGGACCGGCAGCCCGTGCCCTGCACCTTCATCTTCCGCAAAGAGAAG TGCGGTGATGTGCTCTATGAGAAGAGGCACTACGAGAAGGCCTACTGGGCCTGCATCACCATCCAGGAGGAGACCTACGAGCAAAGCATCTGCTACGGCTTCATGAAGCTCATGAGATACATCTGTCAGCAGAACTCCTCAG GTAGCTACCTGGGCATGACTATCCCCATCGTGACTGTGGTGCGCACTGACGAGGCGCACACCGTCCTGTCCCGGGCTGTGACCATCGCCTACTACTTGCCCCCAGAGTTTCAAGGGCAGCCCCCGCAGCCCTTCGACGGAGATATTGTCATCGAAGAATGGCCTGCCACCATCGTCTACGCCAG GGCTTTCAGCGGCGCCACAAACGACCAGATTATCCTCAATGAGATCAACATGCTGGCGGACATCCTCGAGTCGCCGGGGATCTTCCTGAGTGACTCTTTCATCGTGGCAAGCTACACCAGCCCAGCCGATACCAACCGCCAAAATGAGATCTGGTTCCTGGAGAGGCTCTGA